A portion of the Cervus elaphus chromosome X, mCerEla1.1, whole genome shotgun sequence genome contains these proteins:
- the LOC122690375 gene encoding melanoma-associated antigen 10-like: MPVVPMNEFCTPEEHLQGQIQAQGPVEAQLLGVEAEDASTPLATSPPISSSSATVDAEIFLKQTLNVMVADLVEIVFLKYGTKEPIFQTEMLNTVLRDNQAHFPVVFHKATQCLQLVFGLDMKEVDHREHIYVMIPTLGRLTLSDMQRDGQSMPKAGLLVSALTLTLLAGDWVCEEKVWGELSRMGAFAGMQHYVYGEPKELLTQIWVQAGYLQYCQVPHSHPAHYEFLWGTRAYAETSKQQVKDYLHRVNGRGPGFFPSQCTEV, translated from the coding sequence ATGCCTGTGGTCCCGATGAATGAGTTTTGCACTCCTGAGGAACACCTTCAGGGCCAAATCCAGGCCCAGGGCCCAGTGGAGGCGCAGCTCCTGGGGGTGGAGGCGGAGGATGCCTCAACCCCTCTGGCCACCTCCCCTCCAATCTCATCTTCCTCTGCCACCGTAGATGCAGAGATCTTTCTCAAGCAGACTCTGAATGTGATGGTGGCTGATCTAGTCGAGATCGTGTTCCTCAAGTATGGCACCAAGGAGCCGATTTTCCAGACTGAAATGCTGAATACAgtcctcagggataaccaggCCCACTTCCCTGTGGTCTTTCATAAAGCCACACAGTGCCTGCAGTTGGTCTTTGGCCTGGATATGAAAGAGGTGGACCATAGAGAGCACATCTATGTCATGATCCCCACCCTGGGCCGCCTCACGCTCAGTGACATGCAGAGGGATGGGCAGAGTATGCCAAAGGCTGGCCTACTGGTTTCCGCCCTGACCCTGACTCTCCTAGCAGGGGACTGGGTCTGTGAGGAGAAAGTCTGGGGAGAACTCAGCAGAATGGGGGCATTTGCTGGGATGCAGCACTACGTCTATGGGGAGCCCAAGGAGCTGCTGACCCAAATATGGGTGCAGGCGGGGTACCTGCAGTACTGTCAGGTGCCTCACAGCCACCCTGCTcactatgagttcctgtggggtacCAGGGCCTATGCAGAGACCAGCAAGCAGCAAGTCAAGGACTACCTGCACAGGGTCAATGGAAGGGGTCCCGGGTTCTTCCCATCCCAGTGTACAGAGGtgtga